The proteins below come from a single Leptidea sinapis chromosome Z, ilLepSina1.1, whole genome shotgun sequence genomic window:
- the LOC126978642 gene encoding charged multivesicular body protein 6-A, translating into MMGGLFSKTKKPVSRVTEQDKAILQLKQQRDKIKQYQKKIELNLEKDRLFAKKLLQENKRDRAKLLLRKKKYQENLLQSTDAQLEKLEQLTHDLEFTQIELQVLDGLKSGNEALKKVHESLDIDEIEKIMEESKEGIEKQRELDELISGQLTEEDDLEIEAELEEMLDIKVELPEVPQEELPDQKENYIPEKPQRSKTKQKLAVEA; encoded by the exons ATGATGGGTGGACTCTTTAGTAAAACTAAAAAACCCGTCAGTAGAGTTACTGAGCAAGATAAAGCTATTTTACAGCTAAAGCAACAGAGAGATAAGATTAAACAGTATCAAAAGAAAATAGAGTTAAATCTAGAGAAGGACCGTTTATTTGCTAAGAAATTATTACAAGAAAATAAAAGAGATAGAGCAAAACTACTCTTGAGGAAAAAGAAATATCAAGAAAATCTCCTTCAAAGTACTGATGCACAACTTGAAAAATTAGAACAATTAACTCATGACTTAGAATTCACACAGATTGAATTACAG GTACTGGATGGTCTGAAAAGTGGTAATGAAGCTTTAAAAAAAGTACATGAATCATTGGATATTGATGAAATTGAGAAGATAATGGAGGAGTCTAAGGAGGGCATTGAGAAGCAAAGAGAGCTAGATGAACTTATTTCTGGCCAACTAACTGAAGAAGATGATTTGGAAATTGAAGCAGAGCTTGAAGAAATGCTGGATATAAAAGTTGAACTTCCTGAAGTACCGCAAGAGGAGTTGCCAGATCAGAAAGAGAATTATATTCCTGAAAAGCCACAAAGGTCTAAAACTAAGCAGAAGCTTGCAGTTGAGGCATAA